In Deinococcus maricopensis DSM 21211, the sequence TCGAGGACGACGCCCGCCTCGCGCGCCCCATCATCGATACGCTCACCGAAGCCGGTTACGACGTCACCTGGCGCGCCGACGGTGACGCCGGGCTGCACGAGGCGCTGCTCGGCGCGTACCCGCTGATCATCCTCGACGTCATGCTCCCGCACCGCGACGGCTTCAGCGTCGCCCACGCCCTGCGCGACGCCGGCAGCGACGCCGGCCTGCTGTTCCTCACCGCCCGCGGCGAACTCCCGGACCGCGTCCAGGGCCTCGACGTGGGCGGCGACGCGTACCTCGTGAAACCCTTCGAGACGCCCGAACTGCTCGCCACCCTGCGCGCCCTGGCCCGCCGCGATGCCCGCGGCCGCGCCGCCACCCTCACTTTCGCCGCCGGGCGCGGTCGCCTCGACCAGCGCGCCCGCACCGTCACCTGGGACGGCGCCGAAGCGTCCGTCACCGCCCGCGAGTACGCCCTGCTCGAAACGCTCGCTCTGGCGCCCGGACGCTGGTTCACCCGCGAGGCCCTCGTGGACCGCATCTGGGGCGCCGAGTTCGGCGGCGAGGCGCGCATCGTGGACGTGTACGTTCGCTACCTGCGCCGCAAACTCGCGCCCGAGGCGATCGCCAGCGAACGCGGCCGCGGCTACCGCGTGGACGCATGACGCGCCGCCACGCCACCCTCCGCGTCCGCCTCGCAGCCCTCACCGCCGCCGTCAGCCTCGCCGCCGTGCTGCTCGTCACCCTCGCGCTCGCCGCCGTCGTGCAGCGCTTCGTGCAGGACGCGCAGGTCGCGCGCCTCGCCAGCGCCGCCAGCACCATCCGCGAACGCATCGAAACGGCCCTCGCGTACGGCCCGCTCGACCTGAACGCCACGCGCGGCAACGACATTCCCGCCGAGTTCGGCGTGCGCGTCACGCTCGCCGGCACGTCCCTCGCGCAGACGCAGGCGTTCCCGAACGGCGTGCCCGAGGACCTCACGCCCGGCGCGTACCGCGTGAACGGGCAGCTCGCGTACGTCCGCACCCTCAGCAGCCGCGGCGCGCTGCTGGTGCTCGCCACCGAAAACCGCGCCGCCACCGACACCCGCGCGGCCCTCACCCGCGCCCTCGCACTCACGCTGCCCGTCGCACTGCCGCTCGTGGCGCTGTTCGCCTGGCTCGCCGCCGGGCGCATGCTGCGCCCCATCAAGACGCTGGAGCAGGCCGCGCGCGACATCGGCGAGAGCGGCGACCTCACCCGCCCCGTGCCCGGCGCCGGCCCGCACGACGAACTCGCGCGCCTCGCCGCGACCCTCCAGACGACCTTCGCGCAGCTCGCCGCGACCCGCGAACGCGAGGTGACATTCCTGCGCGCCGCCGCGCACGACCTGCGCACGCCCCTCGCCGCGCTGCGCGCCCGCGTGACCCTCGCCCTCGCCCGCGACCGCGACGCGCAGCGGTACCGCGCGGACCTGCAGGAAGTCGGCACGGACCTCGCGCGCCTCACGCGCCTCGCCGAGCACCTCCTGCTGCTCGCCCGCAACCCCAGCACCCTCACCCTCGCGCCGCTGGACCTCCACGACCTCGCCGCCGACGCCGTCGACACTGCCCGCACCCACCACCCGGACCGCGACATCGACCTGACCGGCCCGGGCACGCGTGCGCGCGGGGACCGCATCCTGCTCACGCAGGCCGTCACGAACCTCCTCGAGAACGCCGCGCGCCACGCACCGAACGCCGCCATCCTCGTGACCGTCGGCGCGGAAGGTTCCAGGACGTTCATCCGCGTGCACGACGATGGCCCGGGCGTCCCCCCGGAGGTGCTCGCGCGGCTCGGAGAGGCGTTCTACCGCCCGGACGCCGCGCGCGCCGGCGAAGGGCACGGCCTGGGGCTCGCCATCGCGCGGCACGTCGCGCAGCTGCACGGCGGCGCTCTCGAACTGCACAGCGGGGTCGAGCAGGGCTTCACGGCGACCCTGCGCCTCCCCGACGCCGGCGCGCCCCACTAAGGGTGAGGGCACGCCCTCGCGGATAGCATGCGCTCATGCTGACCTTCCACCGCCCGGACGCCCCTCTGTTCGCGTCGTACCTTGACGCCCTGCGGGAATGCCACGCGGAGGGCCGCCACCTCGACCTGAACCCGGACGAACTGCGCGCCCACCCCGACGCCCACCTGTACGCCCTGCGCGCCCGCGCCACTCCTGGCCGTCCCGACCGGATCCCCGAAACGGTGTTCTGGGCCGCCGACGCCGCCGGGTACGCCGGGCGCGTGTCCGTGCGGCACACCCTGAACGCCCGCCTGCGCCGCCTCGACGGGCACATCGGGTACGAGATCCGCCCGGCCCGCCGCGGCCTCGGGTACGGGCACGCGCTGCTCGCGCACGGCCTGCAGTACGCGCGCACGCTCGGCCTGGACCGCGTGCTCCTCACCGTCCGCGGCGACAACGCCGGCTCCA encodes:
- a CDS encoding response regulator transcription factor; translation: MRLLLVEDDARLARPIIDTLTEAGYDVTWRADGDAGLHEALLGAYPLIILDVMLPHRDGFSVAHALRDAGSDAGLLFLTARGELPDRVQGLDVGGDAYLVKPFETPELLATLRALARRDARGRAATLTFAAGRGRLDQRARTVTWDGAEASVTAREYALLETLALAPGRWFTREALVDRIWGAEFGGEARIVDVYVRYLRRKLAPEAIASERGRGYRVDA
- a CDS encoding HAMP domain-containing sensor histidine kinase, which encodes MTRRHATLRVRLAALTAAVSLAAVLLVTLALAAVVQRFVQDAQVARLASAASTIRERIETALAYGPLDLNATRGNDIPAEFGVRVTLAGTSLAQTQAFPNGVPEDLTPGAYRVNGQLAYVRTLSSRGALLVLATENRAATDTRAALTRALALTLPVALPLVALFAWLAAGRMLRPIKTLEQAARDIGESGDLTRPVPGAGPHDELARLAATLQTTFAQLAATREREVTFLRAAAHDLRTPLAALRARVTLALARDRDAQRYRADLQEVGTDLARLTRLAEHLLLLARNPSTLTLAPLDLHDLAADAVDTARTHHPDRDIDLTGPGTRARGDRILLTQAVTNLLENAARHAPNAAILVTVGAEGSRTFIRVHDDGPGVPPEVLARLGEAFYRPDAARAGEGHGLGLAIARHVAQLHGGALELHSGVEQGFTATLRLPDAGAPH
- a CDS encoding GNAT family N-acetyltransferase, giving the protein MLTFHRPDAPLFASYLDALRECHAEGRHLDLNPDELRAHPDAHLYALRARATPGRPDRIPETVFWAADAAGYAGRVSVRHTLNARLRRLDGHIGYEIRPARRGLGYGHALLAHGLQYARTLGLDRVLLTVRGDNAGSIRIIERGGGILETSRRLMEHDVPIRYYWIDLNAP